A single region of the Streptomyces virginiae genome encodes:
- a CDS encoding cytochrome P450, protein MTVDANVDTGAGADAGTDAGTEVPGPAGMPLLGSLLDLKSDSLGTYLRAQHQHGDLVRITAGPPGMRAELYCVFSPAGAQQVLASDAARFRKDNRFYQEVRESFGNGLLTSQDEDYLRQRRLVQPLFTRRRVDGYAEAIAAETRSVVDAWGDALDGVIDVSDEMAHLALRAVARILFGTDVEATADVVTECFPIITEYVLRRGYSPANIPRHWPTPGNRRAAAALDELYGVCDRIIAERRGGAAETGAGTEAGAGTGAPGEDLLTLLAAAKSSDDGEFDASELRDQVLIFLLAGHETTATSLCFALHLLSLHPEQQDRARAEVSRVLGDRTPEAADLERLPYLTQVLKEAMRLYPAAPVIGRKAVAATRIGEHTVPAGADVILAPWVTHRHPAYWPDPDRFDPERFTPEAEAGRPRYAWFPFGGGPRACIGQHFSMLESVIALAMILRAYEFEAVDTEIPVGAGITLRTTGPARCRIRRLDTP, encoded by the coding sequence ATGACGGTGGACGCGAACGTGGACACGGGTGCGGGTGCGGATGCGGGCACGGATGCGGGTACGGAGGTTCCCGGACCGGCGGGAATGCCGTTGCTCGGCTCGCTCCTCGACCTGAAGTCCGACTCGCTCGGGACCTATCTGCGCGCCCAGCACCAGCACGGCGACCTGGTGCGGATCACGGCCGGTCCGCCCGGGATGCGCGCCGAGTTGTACTGCGTCTTCTCCCCCGCGGGCGCGCAGCAGGTGCTCGCCTCCGACGCGGCCCGCTTCCGCAAGGACAACCGCTTCTACCAGGAGGTCCGGGAGTCCTTCGGCAACGGGCTGCTGACCAGCCAGGACGAGGACTACCTGCGCCAGCGCCGGCTCGTGCAGCCGCTGTTCACCCGCCGTCGCGTGGACGGTTACGCCGAGGCGATCGCCGCCGAGACCCGATCCGTCGTCGACGCCTGGGGAGACGCCCTCGACGGCGTCATCGACGTCTCCGACGAGATGGCGCACCTCGCCCTGCGGGCCGTCGCGCGCATCCTCTTCGGCACCGATGTCGAGGCCACCGCCGATGTCGTGACCGAATGTTTTCCGATCATCACCGAGTACGTGCTGCGCCGCGGCTACTCCCCCGCCAACATCCCGCGCCACTGGCCCACCCCCGGCAACCGGCGGGCCGCCGCCGCGTTGGACGAGCTCTACGGGGTGTGCGACCGGATCATCGCGGAGCGGCGGGGCGGCGCCGCCGAGACCGGGGCCGGTACCGAGGCAGGGGCCGGTACGGGGGCTCCCGGCGAGGACCTGCTGACGCTGCTCGCCGCCGCGAAGAGCTCGGACGACGGGGAGTTCGACGCCTCCGAGCTGCGCGACCAGGTGTTGATCTTCCTGCTCGCCGGGCACGAGACGACCGCCACCTCGCTCTGTTTCGCCCTGCACCTGCTGTCCCTCCATCCCGAGCAGCAGGACCGGGCCCGCGCGGAGGTCTCCCGCGTGCTGGGCGACCGTACGCCCGAGGCCGCCGACCTGGAGCGGCTCCCGTACCTCACCCAGGTCCTCAAGGAGGCCATGCGGCTGTATCCGGCCGCGCCGGTCATCGGGCGCAAGGCCGTCGCCGCCACCCGGATCGGGGAGCACACCGTCCCCGCGGGCGCGGACGTGATCCTGGCGCCCTGGGTGACGCACCGCCATCCCGCGTACTGGCCGGACCCGGACCGCTTCGACCCCGAGCGCTTCACGCCCGAGGCGGAGGCGGGGCGGCCGCGCTACGCCTGGTTCCCTTTCGGCGGCGGGCCGCGCGCCTGCATCGGGCAGCACTTCTCCATGCTGGAGTCGGTGATCGCGCTGGCGATGATCCTGCGGGCCTACGAGTTCGAGGCCGTGGACACCGAGATCCCGGTCGGCGCCGGGATCACCCTGCGGACGACCGGCCCGGCGCGCTGCCGGATCCGTCGCCTGGACACGCCCTAG
- a CDS encoding class II glutamine amidotransferase, whose translation MCRWLAYSGTPQLLETILYKPAHSLIDQSLHSRLGVETTNGDGFGVGWYTEENTGTPATFRDIGPAWNNRNLRELADHVRSPLFFAHIRASTGTAVQQTNCHPFRHGRWMFMHNGSIAEFHRMRRDLTLLIDPALYPDVEGTTDSEVMFHLALTLGLEGDPPGAVARMAGVVERVGHEHGVPYPLQMTLAISDGERLWAFRYSSQGESRSLFYSSRVDTLRRLHPDMEFLQEISDETRLVVSEPLGDLPGAWNKVPESSFGIVGPGGDELLPFTPQAA comes from the coding sequence ATGTGTCGATGGCTCGCGTATTCGGGAACTCCCCAGCTGCTCGAAACGATCCTCTACAAACCGGCCCACTCGCTGATCGACCAGAGTCTCCACTCCAGACTGGGTGTGGAGACGACGAACGGTGACGGTTTCGGCGTCGGGTGGTACACGGAGGAGAACACGGGCACCCCGGCGACCTTCAGGGACATCGGCCCCGCCTGGAACAACCGCAACCTGCGGGAGCTCGCGGACCACGTCCGCTCACCGCTGTTCTTCGCCCACATCCGGGCGTCGACCGGTACGGCGGTGCAACAGACGAACTGTCACCCCTTCCGGCACGGCCGCTGGATGTTCATGCACAACGGGTCCATCGCCGAATTCCACCGGATGCGACGGGACCTCACCCTGCTCATCGACCCCGCGCTGTACCCCGATGTCGAGGGGACGACGGACTCCGAGGTGATGTTCCACCTGGCGCTCACCCTCGGCCTGGAAGGGGACCCGCCGGGAGCGGTGGCCAGGATGGCGGGCGTGGTGGAGCGCGTCGGCCACGAGCACGGTGTGCCGTACCCGCTCCAGATGACGCTCGCCATCAGTGACGGCGAACGCCTCTGGGCCTTCCGCTACTCCAGCCAGGGCGAGTCGAGGTCCCTGTTCTACAGCAGCCGGGTGGATACGCTGCGCAGGCTGCACCCCGACATGGAATTCCTCCAGGAGATCTCCGACGAGACCCGCCTGGTCGTGTCCGAGCCTCTGGGCGACCTCCCCGGAGCCTGGAACAAGGTGCCGGAGAGCAGCTTCGGCATCGTCGGCCCCGGCGGCGACGAACTCCTCCCCTTCACCCCGCAGGCCGCGTAG
- the hisS gene encoding histidine--tRNA ligase, producing the protein MNETPPVRPVPVSGFPEWLPEIRMVEQKWLDLIRSGFERYGFCSIETPSVEPLSVLTAKGETSNEVYALRRLQEDADDTGDSRIGLHFDLTVPFARYTAQHFNELVFPFKRYQIQRVWRGERAQDGRFREFTQCDIDVINVDHLPAHFDAELPRVIHEILTGLNLPAWTIGINNRKVLQGFYEGLGIDDPSAVIRAVDKLDKVGPEGVAKILSDEVGLSARTVDSCLALARTRGTGSAVVEDVKALGVTSELLTEGLGELSHVLDSLGDLPAGSVVADLSIARGLDYYTGTVYEGKFVDWPNYGSICSGGRYENLAGSFIRRRLPGVGMSIGLTRIFAKLLAEGLLETPAKCPSDVLVVVPRDDRRNEAEATAARLRGRGMNVELYHQADKVAKQIRHASRKGIPFVWFPPFEEGAAHEVKNLATGEQVASDPTTWLPAPR; encoded by the coding sequence ATGAACGAAACTCCACCGGTCCGACCTGTTCCCGTCAGCGGATTTCCTGAATGGCTCCCTGAAATCCGGATGGTCGAGCAGAAGTGGCTCGATCTCATTCGGTCGGGTTTCGAGAGATATGGGTTCTGTTCGATCGAGACGCCTTCGGTCGAGCCCCTTTCCGTACTCACCGCGAAGGGTGAGACCTCCAACGAGGTGTATGCGCTGCGCAGGCTTCAGGAGGACGCCGACGACACCGGTGACTCCCGGATCGGGCTCCACTTCGATCTGACGGTGCCGTTCGCGCGCTACACGGCCCAGCACTTCAACGAGCTGGTGTTCCCGTTCAAGCGCTATCAGATACAACGAGTATGGCGTGGCGAGCGGGCTCAGGACGGGCGATTCCGCGAATTCACGCAGTGTGACATCGACGTGATCAACGTCGACCACCTGCCGGCGCACTTCGACGCCGAGCTGCCGCGCGTGATCCACGAGATCCTCACCGGGCTGAATCTGCCCGCATGGACGATCGGCATCAACAACCGGAAGGTCCTCCAGGGGTTTTACGAAGGGCTCGGCATCGACGATCCGTCCGCGGTGATCCGCGCCGTCGACAAGCTGGACAAGGTCGGCCCGGAGGGCGTCGCGAAGATTCTTTCCGACGAAGTCGGGCTGTCCGCGCGGACCGTGGATTCCTGCCTCGCGCTCGCCCGGACGCGGGGCACCGGCTCGGCCGTCGTGGAGGACGTCAAGGCCTTGGGCGTGACGTCCGAGCTCCTCACCGAAGGTCTCGGCGAGCTGAGTCACGTACTGGATTCCCTGGGCGATCTGCCGGCCGGCAGTGTCGTCGCCGACCTCTCGATCGCCCGCGGGCTCGATTACTACACGGGAACGGTCTATGAGGGAAAGTTCGTCGACTGGCCGAACTACGGGAGCATTTGCTCGGGCGGGCGCTACGAGAACCTGGCCGGCTCCTTCATCCGGCGCCGGCTCCCGGGTGTGGGAATGTCGATCGGACTGACGCGTATCTTCGCCAAACTCCTGGCGGAGGGGCTGCTGGAAACCCCCGCGAAGTGCCCCAGCGACGTACTCGTGGTCGTTCCGCGGGACGACCGCCGGAACGAGGCCGAGGCCACGGCGGCGCGCCTTCGCGGGCGGGGGATGAATGTCGAGCTCTACCACCAGGCCGACAAGGTGGCCAAGCAGATCCGCCACGCCTCCCGGAAGGGCATCCCGTTCGTCTGGTTCCCGCCGTTCGAGGAGGGGGCGGCGCACGAGGTGAAGAACCTGGCGACGGGCGAGCAGGTGGCGTCCGACCCCACGACCTGGCTCCCGGCCCCGCGCTGA
- a CDS encoding DUF6087 family protein, protein MNREDEPLDRWAARREGRLRKPGELKALTLGTGPQRAAHLDPGAPRLILEWDGFQWVAVTVVDDYAAACRLLHPAPQPRPEEQPASGKREGRHRKPRA, encoded by the coding sequence ATGAACCGCGAAGACGAACCGCTCGACCGCTGGGCCGCCCGCCGGGAAGGGCGACTGCGCAAGCCCGGCGAGCTCAAGGCACTCACCCTCGGCACCGGACCGCAACGCGCCGCCCACCTCGACCCCGGGGCCCCGCGCCTCATCCTGGAGTGGGACGGGTTCCAGTGGGTGGCCGTGACCGTGGTCGACGACTACGCGGCGGCCTGCCGCCTGCTCCACCCCGCGCCGCAGCCCCGACCCGAGGAGCAGCCGGCGTCGGGGAAGCGGGAAGGCCGGCACCGGAAGCCGCGAGCCTGA
- a CDS encoding helix-turn-helix domain-containing protein has product MADDYLVRIGKLIRDARQHRGWTQSQLADALGTSQSAVNRIERGNQNISLEMIARIGEALDSEIVSLGYAGPMHLRVVGGRRLSGAIDVKTSKNACVALLCASLLNKGRTVLRRVARIEEVYRLLEVLGSIGVRTRWINDGVDLELIPPARLDMEAMDADAARRTRSIIMFLGPLLHRMETFRLPYAGGCDLGTRTIEPHMIALRRFGLDITATEGIYHAKVVPGISPDRPIVLTERGDTVTENALLAAARHDGVTVIRNASSNYMVQDLCFFLEALGVRVDGVGTTTLTVHGVPSIDVDVDYSPSEDPVEAMSLLAAAVVTESELTIRRVPIEFMEIELAVLEEMGLDHDRSAEYTADNGRTRLVDLTVRPSKLEAPIDKIHPMPFPGLNIDNVPFFAAIAAVAQGQTLIHDWVYDNRAIYLTDLNRLGGRLQLLDPHRVLVEGPTRWRAAEMMCPPALRPAVVVLLAMMAAEGTSVLRNVYVINRGYEELAERLNSVGAQIEIFRDI; this is encoded by the coding sequence ATGGCAGACGACTACCTCGTACGCATCGGCAAGCTCATCCGTGACGCCCGGCAGCATCGCGGCTGGACACAGAGTCAGCTCGCCGACGCCCTCGGCACCAGCCAGAGCGCAGTGAACCGGATCGAGCGCGGCAACCAGAACATCAGCCTTGAGATGATCGCGCGCATCGGTGAAGCGCTCGACAGCGAGATCGTCTCCCTGGGCTACGCCGGCCCGATGCACCTGCGCGTGGTGGGCGGCCGCCGCCTGTCCGGCGCCATCGACGTCAAGACCAGCAAGAACGCGTGTGTCGCCCTGCTCTGCGCCTCGTTGCTCAACAAGGGCCGTACGGTGCTGCGGCGGGTGGCCCGCATCGAAGAGGTCTACCGCCTCCTGGAGGTCCTCGGCTCCATCGGTGTCCGCACCCGCTGGATCAATGACGGCGTGGACCTGGAGCTGATCCCGCCGGCCCGCCTCGACATGGAGGCGATGGACGCCGACGCGGCCCGCCGGACCCGGAGCATCATCATGTTCCTGGGCCCGCTGCTGCACCGCATGGAGACCTTCCGCCTGCCGTACGCGGGCGGTTGTGACCTCGGCACCCGCACCATCGAGCCGCACATGATCGCCCTGCGCCGCTTCGGCCTGGACATCACCGCGACCGAGGGCATCTACCACGCGAAGGTCGTCCCCGGGATCTCCCCGGACCGCCCGATCGTGCTGACCGAGCGCGGGGACACCGTCACCGAGAACGCGCTGCTGGCCGCCGCCCGGCACGACGGCGTGACCGTCATCCGCAACGCCTCCTCCAACTACATGGTCCAGGACCTGTGCTTCTTCCTGGAGGCCCTGGGCGTCCGGGTCGACGGCGTCGGCACCACCACGCTCACCGTCCACGGCGTCCCGAGCATCGACGTGGACGTCGACTACTCCCCCTCCGAGGACCCGGTCGAGGCGATGAGCCTGCTCGCCGCCGCGGTCGTCACGGAGTCGGAACTCACCATCCGCCGGGTGCCGATCGAGTTCATGGAGATCGAGCTCGCGGTCCTGGAGGAGATGGGCCTGGACCACGACCGCTCGGCGGAGTACACGGCCGACAACGGCCGCACCCGCCTGGTCGACCTCACGGTCCGCCCCTCGAAGCTCGAAGCCCCGATCGACAAGATCCACCCGATGCCGTTCCCCGGGCTGAACATCGACAACGTCCCGTTCTTCGCGGCGATCGCCGCCGTGGCCCAGGGCCAGACCCTGATCCACGACTGGGTGTACGACAACCGGGCCATCTACCTCACGGACCTGAACCGCCTCGGCGGCCGCCTCCAACTCCTCGACCCCCACCGCGTCCTGGTCGAGGGCCCCACGCGCTGGCGCGCGGCGGAAATGATGTGCCCGCCGGCCCTGCGCCCGGCGGTGGTCGTCCTCCTGGCGATGATGGCGGCCGAGGGCACCTCGGTGCTGCGCAACGTCTACGTGATCAACCGCGGCTACGAGGAACTGGCCGAGCGCCTCAACTCGGTGGGCGCCCAGATCGAGATCTTCCGCGACATCTGA
- a CDS encoding MarR family winged helix-turn-helix transcriptional regulator: MTPEENAPHVPARLRQLPSRLLAQASTHAQRLVTEGLSGEDARTWHYATLVALEESGPASQATLSARTGIHRSDLVAVINELAARELVERAPDPEDRRRNVVTLTARGRRHLRKLEQILTAVQEELLTPLSTQEREQLTRLLSRIVDHHAHGSPAMGLDGR; encoded by the coding sequence ATGACCCCGGAAGAGAACGCCCCTCACGTCCCCGCACGGCTGCGTCAACTGCCCAGCCGGCTGCTGGCGCAGGCCTCCACCCACGCGCAGCGGCTCGTGACCGAGGGGCTGAGCGGGGAGGACGCCCGTACGTGGCACTACGCGACGCTGGTCGCCCTGGAGGAGTCCGGCCCGGCGAGCCAGGCCACGCTCAGCGCCCGCACGGGCATCCACCGCAGCGACCTGGTCGCCGTCATCAACGAACTCGCCGCACGCGAACTGGTGGAGCGGGCCCCGGACCCCGAGGACCGCCGCCGCAACGTCGTCACCCTCACCGCGCGCGGCCGGCGACACCTACGCAAACTGGAACAGATCCTCACAGCGGTCCAGGAGGAACTACTGACCCCGCTGTCCACCCAGGAGCGGGAGCAGCTCACCCGACTGCTGAGTCGGATCGTCGACCATCACGCGCACGGGAGCCCCGCCATGGGACTTGACGGCCGGTAA
- a CDS encoding haloalkane dehalogenase, whose product MPTIDVLDSTMYYEDHGGDHALPGGVPFVFLHGNPTSSHLWRGVLPRIAGGVRVLAPDLIGMGRSGKPGGEYRFEDHARYLDAWFDALGLDEVVLVGQDWGGALAFDRATRHPGRVRGVAFMETIVRPLSWAQYPPAARARFEAIRTPGVGEEMVLDRNIFIEDSIRQTVLNPMGEADRAVYAAPYPTRESRLPMLRWARSLPIDGDPADVHAVVERYDAWLADSPAVPKLLLTFDGSPALMVGPETVAWCEENVSALESEYCGRAAHLCPEDRPEEIAAALNSWAARHGLAAG is encoded by the coding sequence ATGCCCACGATCGACGTGCTCGACTCGACGATGTACTACGAGGACCACGGCGGCGACCACGCGCTTCCCGGCGGCGTGCCCTTCGTGTTCCTGCACGGCAACCCGACCTCCTCCCACCTCTGGCGGGGCGTCCTGCCCCGGATCGCGGGCGGGGTCCGCGTCCTGGCCCCGGACCTCATCGGGATGGGCCGCTCCGGAAAGCCGGGCGGCGAGTACCGCTTCGAGGACCACGCCCGCTACCTGGACGCCTGGTTCGACGCCCTCGGACTCGACGAGGTGGTGCTGGTCGGGCAGGACTGGGGCGGGGCGCTCGCCTTCGACCGGGCCACCCGCCACCCCGGGCGGGTCCGCGGCGTCGCCTTCATGGAGACGATCGTGCGGCCGCTGAGCTGGGCGCAGTACCCGCCCGCCGCGCGGGCCCGGTTCGAGGCGATCCGCACCCCGGGCGTGGGGGAGGAGATGGTCCTGGACCGGAACATCTTCATCGAGGACAGCATCCGGCAGACGGTGCTGAACCCGATGGGCGAGGCGGACCGCGCCGTCTACGCCGCCCCCTACCCGACCCGCGAGAGCCGGCTGCCCATGTTGCGGTGGGCCCGCTCGCTGCCCATCGACGGAGATCCGGCCGATGTGCACGCCGTCGTCGAGAGGTACGACGCCTGGCTGGCGGACAGCCCGGCGGTGCCCAAGCTGCTGCTCACCTTCGACGGCTCGCCGGCCCTGATGGTCGGCCCCGAGACGGTCGCCTGGTGCGAGGAGAACGTCTCGGCGCTGGAGAGCGAGTACTGCGGCCGGGCCGCCCACCTCTGCCCCGAGGACCGGCCCGAGGAGATCGCCGCCGCGCTCAACTCCTGGGCCGCCCGCCATGGCCTCGCGGCCGGCTGA
- a CDS encoding amidohydrolase, giving the protein MTSSSHLSRRGLLAAAGITGVAGAAGLLGASPAAASPAPSAASSTGRGSAALVVHNASVFTGTGGRARVEAVAVGRDGKIWATGTNAALRRYVGRDTEVLDARGNTVMSGIHDGHVHPLGAGERSLSPSLEGAETTLAELQEILTGFLADTGGAGAEPDGWLVVEDWNPVGLLPVGTNPHHSMLDALATRRPIALVGGDGHNLWANQRALDIAGITAATPDPVGGKVVKGADGRPTGVLKDDAQGLVRRHIPEPTRADLVAACAKVLELAAASGVTTMMDALVGRHELELYQALSAAGKLPQRIVPAIRLEAEQTKDPAGSLAYARGLRREFSGVRGLRFGMVKVFLDGVIEYPAQTAALLKPYLDGKGRPTDNRGELYTSAADYGRLAAAFNRAGWQMHAHGLGDRAVRTALDGYAYAKRVTGLRDARNAVAHLQLVDPADLRRFAQLGVTACMQLQWAAKDTWTMEALLPYIGPERHRWMYPARSLQKAGARLSGGSDWPVDALQVWNQLRTAIDRQGAFGAGPLYRELEGLDREAVLRMHTSGTAWQLRQEELTGTVEPGRAADLVVLDRDVTRCPVADISGTGVRMTLVGGRVVHDADSASGKAASARVAGAASGPRPASYATVHAGGRHHACKH; this is encoded by the coding sequence ATGACGTCTTCTTCGCACCTGTCCCGCCGGGGACTCCTCGCGGCCGCCGGGATCACCGGGGTCGCCGGGGCGGCCGGCCTGCTGGGGGCCTCCCCTGCCGCCGCCTCCCCAGCGCCCTCGGCCGCTTCCTCCACCGGGCGCGGTTCGGCGGCCTTGGTGGTCCATAACGCCTCGGTGTTCACCGGGACCGGCGGCCGGGCGCGCGTCGAGGCCGTCGCGGTCGGCCGGGACGGGAAGATCTGGGCCACCGGGACGAACGCGGCGCTGCGCCGCTACGTGGGCCGTGACACCGAGGTCCTCGACGCCCGCGGCAACACGGTCATGAGCGGCATCCACGACGGCCACGTCCACCCGCTCGGCGCGGGCGAGCGCTCGCTGTCCCCCTCCCTGGAGGGTGCCGAGACCACCCTGGCCGAGCTCCAGGAGATCCTGACCGGCTTCCTCGCCGACACGGGCGGCGCGGGCGCGGAACCCGACGGCTGGCTGGTGGTCGAGGACTGGAACCCGGTCGGGCTGCTCCCCGTGGGAACCAACCCCCACCACTCGATGCTGGACGCGCTGGCGACCCGGCGGCCGATCGCCCTCGTCGGCGGCGACGGCCACAACCTGTGGGCCAACCAGCGGGCCCTGGACATCGCCGGGATCACGGCGGCCACCCCCGACCCGGTCGGCGGCAAGGTGGTCAAGGGCGCGGACGGGCGGCCGACGGGCGTCCTCAAGGACGACGCCCAGGGCCTGGTGCGGCGGCACATACCGGAGCCCACCCGGGCCGACCTGGTCGCGGCGTGCGCCAAGGTGCTGGAGCTGGCGGCCGCCTCCGGGGTCACCACGATGATGGACGCCCTGGTGGGACGGCACGAACTGGAGCTGTACCAGGCGCTGTCGGCGGCCGGGAAGCTGCCGCAGCGGATCGTGCCCGCGATCCGGCTGGAGGCGGAGCAGACCAAGGACCCGGCGGGCTCGCTGGCGTACGCGCGGGGCCTGCGGCGGGAGTTCTCGGGCGTGCGGGGGCTGCGGTTCGGGATGGTCAAGGTGTTCCTGGACGGGGTCATCGAGTACCCGGCGCAGACCGCCGCGCTGCTGAAGCCCTATCTCGACGGGAAGGGCAGGCCGACCGACAATCGGGGCGAGCTGTACACCTCGGCGGCGGACTACGGGCGGCTCGCCGCCGCCTTCAACCGGGCGGGCTGGCAGATGCACGCGCACGGGCTGGGCGATCGTGCGGTACGTACCGCTTTGGACGGGTACGCCTACGCCAAGCGGGTGACGGGCCTTCGGGACGCCCGCAACGCCGTGGCGCACCTGCAGCTCGTGGACCCGGCGGACCTGCGGCGCTTCGCCCAACTGGGTGTCACGGCGTGCATGCAGCTCCAGTGGGCGGCGAAGGACACCTGGACGATGGAGGCGCTGCTGCCCTACATCGGACCCGAGCGGCATCGGTGGATGTATCCGGCGCGGAGCCTGCAGAAGGCGGGAGCCCGGCTGTCGGGCGGCTCCGACTGGCCGGTGGACGCCCTCCAGGTGTGGAACCAGCTGCGGACCGCGATCGACCGCCAGGGTGCCTTCGGGGCGGGCCCGCTGTACCGCGAACTGGAGGGGCTGGACCGGGAGGCGGTGCTACGGATGCACACCTCGGGAACGGCGTGGCAGCTGCGCCAGGAGGAGCTGACGGGCACGGTGGAGCCGGGCCGGGCGGCGGACCTGGTGGTGCTGGACCGGGACGTGACGCGCTGCCCGGTGGCCGACATCAGCGGGACGGGGGTACGGATGACCCTGGTCGGCGGGCGCGTGGTGCACGACGCGGATTCGGCGTCGGGGAAGGCGGCCTCGGCGCGGGTGGCGGGCGCCGCCTCGGGCCCGCGCCCGGCCTCGTACGCGACGGTGCACGCAGGGGGCCGCCACCACGCCTGCAAGCACTGA
- a CDS encoding LacI family DNA-binding transcriptional regulator: MPEHPPAPGPTLADIARAAEVSTATVSHALNGTGRLGESTRRRVREVAGALGYGARRGPRTRSLGVAVTTYAGDAWDFVGIAYFSRLLTAATSAAHAHGYALTALPADRGAEPLWHTLAVDGMLLLDSPAGDPVLRALRARGLPVVFDGRPPDPWPADVWVDNDHTTTTREVLDHLAASGARRIALHSGYGREFYTGAVTSAYEQWCAERGLAPLLVPFDPEDTAGHAFDSAFAGPDRPDAVYCVYDPGGRQVLAAAARHGLRIPGIPGTPDEPGAPRRDRGLLLVCASEDPAYAEAEPAVTTVTLNPERIAASAVSVLVNLIESGHAEPPGQRTVPAGLRVRASSLPPDMY, encoded by the coding sequence GTGCCAGAGCACCCACCCGCGCCGGGACCGACCCTCGCCGACATCGCGCGCGCCGCCGAGGTGTCCACCGCGACCGTCTCCCACGCGCTCAACGGCACCGGCCGCCTCGGCGAGTCCACCCGGCGCCGGGTCCGCGAGGTGGCGGGCGCGCTCGGCTACGGTGCCCGCCGCGGCCCGCGCACCCGCAGCCTCGGTGTCGCGGTGACCACGTACGCGGGGGACGCCTGGGACTTCGTCGGGATCGCCTACTTCTCCCGCCTGCTCACCGCCGCGACCTCGGCCGCGCACGCGCACGGGTACGCCCTGACCGCCCTGCCCGCCGACCGGGGCGCCGAGCCGCTGTGGCACACGCTCGCCGTGGACGGGATGCTGCTGCTCGACAGCCCGGCCGGCGACCCGGTGCTGCGGGCCCTACGGGCGCGGGGTCTGCCGGTGGTCTTCGACGGCCGGCCGCCCGACCCCTGGCCGGCGGACGTATGGGTGGACAACGACCACACCACGACCACCCGCGAGGTGCTCGACCACCTCGCCGCCTCCGGAGCCCGGCGGATCGCCCTGCACTCGGGCTACGGGCGCGAGTTCTACACGGGGGCCGTCACCTCGGCCTACGAACAGTGGTGCGCGGAGCGCGGCCTGGCTCCGCTGCTGGTCCCCTTCGACCCCGAGGACACGGCGGGACACGCCTTCGACTCCGCCTTCGCCGGGCCGGACCGCCCCGACGCCGTGTACTGCGTGTACGACCCGGGGGGCCGCCAGGTGCTGGCCGCCGCCGCGCGCCACGGCCTCCGTATACCCGGCATCCCCGGCACGCCCGACGAGCCCGGCGCTCCGAGGCGCGACAGGGGGCTGCTGCTGGTCTGCGCGAGCGAGGATCCGGCGTACGCGGAGGCCGAACCCGCCGTGACCACCGTCACCCTGAATCCGGAGCGGATCGCCGCTTCGGCGGTGTCTGTCCTGGTCAACCTGATCGAATCCGGGCATGCGGAACCGCCTGGTCAACGGACGGTCCCGGCAGGACTGCGGGTGCGCGCCTCGTCCCTCCCCCCGGACATGTACTAG